The Streptomyces sp. NBC_00224 genome has a window encoding:
- a CDS encoding DUF3237 domain-containing protein produces the protein MTADPRVKDVGDIRTTHLFDMVVDLDPRLPIGSGPFGHRVLFGAAGGTFHGPRLHGDVLPGGGDWALFGPDGTMRLDVRLTLRTHDGALLHMAYGGRWATPPGLRDAMSDPAERHRIDPTRYYFRTNPLFETGAEPYAWLNDAVCVGSGYLVEGGIAYKVSQVL, from the coding sequence ATGACCGCAGACCCGCGTGTGAAGGACGTCGGCGACATCCGCACAACGCACCTGTTCGACATGGTCGTCGACCTGGACCCGCGCCTGCCCATCGGCAGTGGCCCGTTCGGCCATCGGGTGCTCTTCGGTGCCGCGGGCGGCACGTTCCACGGCCCCCGGCTGCACGGCGACGTCCTCCCCGGCGGCGGAGACTGGGCGCTGTTCGGCCCCGACGGAACGATGCGCCTGGACGTACGCCTGACCCTGCGCACCCACGACGGCGCCCTCCTGCACATGGCGTACGGGGGCCGCTGGGCCACCCCACCCGGGCTGCGGGACGCCATGTCCGACCCCGCCGAGCGCCACCGGATCGACCCCACCCGCTACTACTTCCGGACCAACCCCCTCTTCGAGACAGGAGCCGAGCCCTACGCCTGGCTCAACGACGCGGTCTGCGTGGGGTCGGGATACCTGGTCGAAGGGGGCATCGCGTACAAGGTGTCTCAGGTGCTGTGA